ACCTCGCCAACCCGACCAACCGGGCCCGTCTGGGCCAGCTGATGAGCGCCCGGTTCGGGTCGGTCATCGTCGACGAGGTGCAGGACTGCGACAGCAGCGACATTCTCCTCATCAACTTCCTGCTCGACTGCGGCATCGAGACCGTCATGGTGGGCGACCTCGACCAGTCCATCTACGGCTTCCGCGGCTCCACCATCGAGGCGGTCAAGAACCTCGTCGGCCGGGTCCCCGAAGGAACCCGGTTCGACGGCAACTACCGAAGCTCCCCGGCGATCTGCGCCGCCGTTGACAGCTTGCGCGCCGACGCCGGCACCGACATTCCGCTCGGGAGATGGAAGGACGACCAGCACCCCGTCGTGGTCCTGCCCGTGAGCGGGTTCGGCCACGCTCGCTCAAAGATCATCGAGGTCGCCGGGTCGATGGGCTTCACCCACGAGGAAATCAAGGTGCTCGCCTACGCCGAGAAGGACGCCCGCGAGTGCGCCGGCGCTTCACCGCCGGGCGACAAGAGCGGGGGCAAACTCGTCCAGCTCGCCCAGGCCGCAGCAACCCTTCAAGATCTCCGCGCCAGCGCCCGGGCCCGTACCCAGGCCATGCAGACGATCGAAGGCATCCTCCGCGGGCTCGGCCAAGACGACGACCGTGTGCTCGCCGACGCCGAGTTTCTGGACTCCGTCGGGCTCACCCCCCGCACGTTCCGGGATGGATGCCTGCGGCTCGCCAGTAGGACCTCACCCTTCGACGGCCCACCCAGCGCCTTCCGCGCCGAGATGCGCAACGGTATCAAGGCGTTGGGGTGGGACGACTGGATCAACGCCGGCAGCCTCCGCTCTCCGAACGGCGACACCTGGCCGGTCCTCATGGTCGACGAACCCGATGCGCTCGACTGGTCGACGATCCACGGCTTCAAGGGCCTCCAGGCAACGGTCACCGCGGTCGCGATCCCGCCGCTGCCGAAACGCGCCACCTCCATCGACGGGGTCGGGCTCTGGGGCCAGGGCAATCCCGGCGAAAGCCGGCGGGTGCTGTACGTCGGCGCATCCCGCGCCCAGCGCCTGCTCATCCTGGTAACCGCC
This genomic interval from Micromonospora sp. CCTCC AA 2012012 contains the following:
- a CDS encoding ATP-dependent helicase — its product is MDDIDFSPAQRALIDKPGSVFVPACPGAGKTQSIVERFTQRPGVPARQGVALLSFTNAAINEARQRCAQRPDLITAPNYVGTIDGFINRFIVTPLYKALTGTVPTFKDSWHTVQGTTFGVAGVPLEFQLGWFAFDHDGGNARLVNHQVPYAQRSTVTNLLDWQRNKANTSASRLARRFLANGVMDCAATRVLMEHYLANPTNRARLGQLMSARFGSVIVDEVQDCDSSDILLINFLLDCGIETVMVGDLDQSIYGFRGSTIEAVKNLVGRVPEGTRFDGNYRSSPAICAAVDSLRADAGTDIPLGRWKDDQHPVVVLPVSGFGHARSKIIEVAGSMGFTHEEIKVLAYAEKDARECAGASPPGDKSGGKLVQLAQAAATLQDLRASARARTQAMQTIEGILRGLGQDDDRVLADAEFLDSVGLTPRTFRDGCLRLASRTSPFDGPPSAFRAEMRNGIKALGWDDWINAGSLRSPNGDTWPVLMVDEPDALDWSTIHGFKGLQATVTAVAIPPLPKRATSIDGVGLWGQGNPGESRRVLYVGASRAQRLLILVTADTQVPAVTSCLQRDAVPFMVVHDTRDTGGTNA